A region of the Nocardia asteroides genome:
CTCTGGTGATGCGGGGTGCGTTCATCGCCGTCGGCGCGGCCGCGATAAGTGCCTTCAGCTGGGTGTTCTACCTGTTCGGGCTCTTCCTCATCTACACAGCGGTCAAGCTGATGCGCGAGAGCGGCCATGAAGTCGAAGTCGAGGAGAAACGCGACAGCCGGATCGTCGCGCTGGCCAAGCGCGTGCTGCCGACCACCGACGAATACGACGGCGACAAGCTGGTGACCAAGATCGACGGGCGCCGTGCGGTGACGCCGCTGTTGCTGGCCTTGCTGGCGATCGGGTTCGCCGACCTGCTCTTCGCGCTGGACTCCATCCCGGCCATCTACGGCCTCACCGAGCAGCCGTACCTGGTCTTCACTGCCAACGCCTTCGCGCTCATGGGCCTGCGCCAGCTGTACTTCCTGATCGGCGGGCTGCTCGACCGGCTGGTCTACCTGTCCTACGGGCTGGCGGCGATTCTCGCGTTCATCGGCGTGAAGCTGGTGCTGCACGCCTTGCACGAGAACACGCTGCCGTTCGTCAACGGCGGCGAGCACGTCGCGGTCCCGGAGATCTCCACGCCGGTGTCGCTGGGCGTCATCCTGGCGATTCTGGTCGTCGCGACGGTCGCCAGCCTGCTGCGCACGCGCGCCCGAGCGGACCGTTAGCCGCTGGAGGAGGACGCGAAGGCGCCGAAAACCGGGGCCCATTCGACGGCGCGCACATCGTCGATGAGACTCTCCCGGGCGAACGGATCCCGCGCGAGCAGGTCCTTCAGGCGGCCCGCGTCCTCCGCGCGGAAGATCAGCAGCGCTCCGGAGCCGTCCGGGTACGGACCGCTGCTGAGCAGGACGCCGGACTCGAGCAGACCGGCCAGCCAGGCCCGGTGCTCAGGACGGTGGACGTCCCGGTCTGCGGCCGTGGCTTCGGAGTAGACGTAGTGGACGGCGAAGATCGGCACGGGTATCGCTTCCTGTGGGGAGGGACTCAAAGCGTCAGCAGCATCCGAGTATTGCCGAGGGTGTTGGGCTTCACATAGCTCAGATCGAGGAACTCGGCCACGCCGGTGTCGTAGGAGCGGCACATCTCGGCGTACACCTCCGCGGTGACCGGCGTGCCGTCGATCTCGACGAACCCGTGCCTGCCGAAGAACTCCACCTCGAAGGTCAGCACGAACAGCCGCTGCAACTCGAGTTCACGGGCCACCGTGATCAGCCGCTGCACGATGAGCTTGCCCACACCGGTGCCCTTGACGTCGGGGTGCACCGCGACCGTGCGCACCTCGCCGAGGTCGGCCCACAGCACGTGCAGCGCGCCGCAGCCGACGACGCGCCCGTCCAGTTCGGCGACCCAGAACTCCTGCACCGCCTCGTAGAGGGTGACCAGGTTCTTTTCCAGCAGGATCCGGCCTGCGTAGACGTCGATGAGGTGCTTGATCTCGGGCACGTCGGAGGTGCGCGCGCGTCGGACCACCGGGACGGAGTTCCGCGCGGCCGAAGCCGCGCCCGGGTACGCGTCGCTTGTCGAACCACCTAGTGGTCCCCGAGAGGTCATGGGGTGCACAGTAGTCGGCCCGGCTACCGATAGTCTGAACGTGTGCCGCAGATCCGCTCGTTCAGCTCACCGCGTCGCGCCGGTCGGCGCGGCGGGATGACGAGGCGGTCGTGACGCAGCCGGCCGCAGGTGAGGCGGAGGCATGAGCGTGCAACCCGACGAGACGGACCGCCCCTGGAGCGCGCCCGCCCCGGTCCGGCCGGGTTTCGCCCAGGCCGAGACCGAAGCGCCGCTGCTGAACATCGCGAATGTGCTCACCATGCTGCGCATCGCGATCGTGCCGCTGTTCGTCGTCGCCTTGTTCGTCGGCGACGGTCACGAGACCGGCTGGCGGATCACCGCCGCCGCGCTGTTCGGTGTGGCCGCGATCACCGACCGATTCGACGGGCAACTGGCTCGCAAATACGGCCTGGTGACCGATTTCGGCAAACTGGCCGACCCCATCGCGGACAAGGCGCTGATCGGGTCGGCGGTGATCGGGCTGTCGGTGCTCGGTGATCTGGCCTGGTGGATCACGGTGGTGATCTGCGGCCGCGAGATCGGCGTGACGCTGCTGCGGCTGCTGGTGGTGCGGCGCGGCGTGATTCCCGCCGGGCGCGGCGGCAAGCTCAAGACGCTGGTCCAATCGCTGGCGATCGCCATGCTGCTGCTGCCGCTGTCGGGTTGGGTCGGCGAGATCGGTATGGCCCTGATGTACCTGGCGGTGCTGCTGACCGTGGTGACCGGGCTGGACTACGTCGGCCAGGCGGCCAGGGTGTGGTTCGCGGGCGGACCGGGGCGGGCGCGCGGCCTATGAGTGATCCACTCGTCGCCGCCGTACCCGCCACCGATCTCGTCCGTGCGCTGGTGACCGTGCGGCAGACCGTGGCCACCGCCGAATCGCTGACCGCCGGACTCCTCGCCGCGACCAT
Encoded here:
- a CDS encoding TerC family protein gives rise to the protein MHVTALEWTITIVVILGLFVFDFFAHVRTPHEPTFRESGFWSAVYIGLALLFGGVVAWQWGSTYAGEYYAGFVTEKALSVDNLFVFLIIMSTFAVPRIYQQKVLLIGIVLALVMRGAFIAVGAAAISAFSWVFYLFGLFLIYTAVKLMRESGHEVEVEEKRDSRIVALAKRVLPTTDEYDGDKLVTKIDGRRAVTPLLLALLAIGFADLLFALDSIPAIYGLTEQPYLVFTANAFALMGLRQLYFLIGGLLDRLVYLSYGLAAILAFIGVKLVLHALHENTLPFVNGGEHVAVPEISTPVSLGVILAILVVATVASLLRTRARADR
- a CDS encoding YciI family protein yields the protein MPIFAVHYVYSEATAADRDVHRPEHRAWLAGLLESGVLLSSGPYPDGSGALLIFRAEDAGRLKDLLARDPFARESLIDDVRAVEWAPVFGAFASSSSG
- a CDS encoding amino-acid N-acetyltransferase — its product is MVRRARTSDVPEIKHLIDVYAGRILLEKNLVTLYEAVQEFWVAELDGRVVGCGALHVLWADLGEVRTVAVHPDVKGTGVGKLIVQRLITVARELELQRLFVLTFEVEFFGRHGFVEIDGTPVTAEVYAEMCRSYDTGVAEFLDLSYVKPNTLGNTRMLLTL
- the pgsA gene encoding CDP-diacylglycerol--glycerol-3-phosphate 3-phosphatidyltransferase, with protein sequence MSVQPDETDRPWSAPAPVRPGFAQAETEAPLLNIANVLTMLRIAIVPLFVVALFVGDGHETGWRITAAALFGVAAITDRFDGQLARKYGLVTDFGKLADPIADKALIGSAVIGLSVLGDLAWWITVVICGREIGVTLLRLLVVRRGVIPAGRGGKLKTLVQSLAIAMLLLPLSGWVGEIGMALMYLAVLLTVVTGLDYVGQAARVWFAGGPGRARGL